A single region of the Salvia miltiorrhiza cultivar Shanhuang (shh) chromosome 8, IMPLAD_Smil_shh, whole genome shotgun sequence genome encodes:
- the LOC130999391 gene encoding DNA-directed RNA polymerases II, IV and V subunit 12, with protein MDPQPEPVNYICGDCGQENTLKPGDVIQCRECGYRILYKKRTRRIVQYEAR; from the exons ATGGATCCGCAGCCCGAACCCGTAAACTACATCTGCGGAG ATTGTGGGCAGGAGAACACGCTGAAGCCAGGGGATGTGATTCAGTGCCGTGAATGTGGTTATCGCATCCTCTACAAGAAACGCACCCGCAGAA TTGTCCAGTATGAAGCGCGCTAG